Genomic segment of Globicephala melas chromosome 7, mGloMel1.2, whole genome shotgun sequence:
GCAGGGCGTGGCTCAGGGGCGTCCGGGAGCTGGAGCTCTTCCTGCCGACCCTCCGGCCACACTCGTCGTCGGGGCAGCCCTCGCCGCTGCCTGAGCCGCTGCCGTCATCACCTGGGGAGAAGAGGCGGCTCCAGTGGGCCCGCCCAGCCCTGGGGACCCCGAGAGCCGCGTCCCTCCGCCTGGGCCTCGCGGGCCAGTGACGCCAGCTCCGCCCTGACCGCAGCACCCCGACCCCCTGGGCCTGCCGAGGCTGGGAGGACGTCCGGGCCGGGTCACAACTGTGCCCGGGGACAAGGGGCAGGGGGACTTTGTGACCACACCGGGCAGTGGCAGCATCCTCAGAGCCACTGTGGAGGCCCGGGGGCTGGGAGGGCCCCATCCGCTGCAGCCTTCCCCGGCCGGGGGCTCTCCCTGGCGTTCTGGCACCaaccctcagctctcagcccccaggCCACCCCTGGCCCGCTCTCACTGGCGTCCTGGAAGTCCACGTCGTTGCCGTTGTAGGCGCCGCGCAGACGGTTGGTCGTGATCTTCAGCTGCATGATCTGCTGGCGGATGGCCATGTCGGGCTTGGTGATGTCCACCTCCACCTCGGGGTTGTTGATCTGGTTGGCCAGGCCGTCGCCCATCACCTCGGGCAGGTACCTGGAGGCCGGGAGGGCAAGCCCTGGGTCACTGCCCTGCTCCCCACACAGGGGCACTGCCCCAGCACGCctgcccactcccctccccccgtCAGGGCGGTGGCAAGCCTGAGACCcccccagaggctccaggggccGACGGGAGCCCGTGCAGACCCCACTGCAGTGGGGTGAGGATGCGCTGAGCATGGCGCCTGCTGTGGGGAGCTGGCACAGGGCGAGGACTCAGCCCTCATCCCAGCTCTGGGTCCCGTTGGGTGTCCCGCGTCAGGTATGGCCCTATGCACACAACATCTGGTACCCCAGACTGGCAAGGGGCCGTGAAGGAGGGACGGAGTGTGTCAGCCAGGGGCACCTACCGACCCTTGGCCACCCCATTCCAGCAGCGGTCATCGCTGGCCGCGCTCATGGCCAACTTCTCACTGCACAGCGTCCCCGGGAGGCTGATCCAGAAGTCCTGGGCATCTCGGAGCTGGGCCTTGGCCTCGGAGACCTGCAGGGCAGCAGTCAGGCCCCTGGGCGCCCCGGCCCAGCCTGCCCTGGACCCCCAACCGCTTCCCCCCAGGGCCTGCCCGGCTGAGGGGCCCCTCACCAGCTTCTGAAGCGTGCCCGCGGGTGGCTTCTCCGGCAGCGCCAGCTTGCCCCGGCGCCGCTTCTCCTCGGGCTCGGGGCCCTGGGGGTTCACCTTGGGGTTCCCGCAGCCCTGGATGACCTGGGGGGAGAACGCAAGTGTCCTGGAAGGGTACGAGGCCGTATCCGGGGCGCCCACCCTCGCCCACTGCATGCCCCTGCCCGCACCTTGGCTGTGAGGGTGTCGCTGTTGTCCTGTAGGGCGCTGATGGCCTCTGCCAGCCACAAGTGCACGCCGCCGATGACGCTCTCTGCGCCCGTCGGGCCCCAGAACTTGTCTGTGATGAGCACCATGGAGTCTGGCACGGGCGTGAGCACACACACAGGGGGCACTTTGTACGTACGCGCACTGGCTCACCACGTGCTACCACACACACGGCAGCTTGTACGAGACGATATATCTGTATGTCGGCTCACTTCAGGCCAGCCCGTGTACACGTTAGCGCCTGTGTGTGTCGGCACACGTACACCTGGCCCACCACATGCCTATGTTACCTCACATAGTTTTCACGTTGGCTCGAGGCATGCCAGCACACGTCCACGTTAGCACGTGTCTCAGCACGAATGGGCTGGCCCACGTGTCAGCACGCGTTAGAACGTACACATCTCGGTATACTGAGGCTCGGTCACTGAGGCTCGGTATACTGAGGCTGGCAGAGACGCCGGTTCCTGTCTGAAGTCACACAGTCAGCTGAACCCTCCCGTCAGCTCACGTGTGTCACCGTGGATGCACGCGGGCTCACCGCGCAGCAGCAGGTGTACACACTGTGGCACATCTGTGTTGGCACAGCTGCTTGGTGACCCACGTCACGTCGGCACCCCTCAGAGCTGGCCCACCCCAGGGCAGCGACGCACACGTTAACTCACGCACGTGTTGGCACGTACGCGCTCAGTGGAGAAGAGCAGGACTGTGACCCCGCAGGGCTCCCTCCCGGGCAGCTGCCCACATTGCAGTCTGTTCGGGACGTTCGGGGGGCAGCTTGTTCCTCGCCCCAGGGACCGCCTGCTCCAGAGGACAGGCCCGGTTTTGCACGCCCCCAACCCCCCTTCCCGCAGGCGGTGACGGCAGTGGGAGCTCACCCAGAAGGTTCCTCCACTCGGCGTCCAGGTCGGCCTGGTTGGCCAGGCAGCCCTTGAGCACGTTGCGGCAGTAGTCGGGGCAGGGCCGGGCGCCAGGCACCCCCAGGCAGTGGGCACAGTACACCAGCTTCATGACGGCCCGTGAGCACTCCGGGCTCAGGGGCACCTGGGGAGGCAAGGCAGCCTGAGCGCCACCCCGCAGCAGGTGTGCAGCCCCACAAGGCGCGCCCGGGTCCTTCTCAGATGACCAAGCAGGCCTGCTGGCCATGGTGGGGCTCCGTCTAATAAGCGATACACTCACAGTGCCGCGACTCCCCGGGGCACCGCGGTCACGAACCCTCCCAGGGAAGCGGGAATACCGCCCACCACGCAGCTGAATGGATGGAGGCTGCGGCTGTAGGTGACTCGTTAGGGACCccagtgggggtggaggtggctCACGATGCCCTCCCACACCCGACGCTGGTGGGTCTGACACGAGCGAGCTGCCCGACGGGGCCAGGCATCCCTCGCCCCGGCCTCGGAGCACACATCTCCCTCATCCCCCGTCTCCCGTCCACCTGACCCCTGGAGCTGGCTCAGCAACCAGCCGcagccctcttcccttccctttctgccCGGGACCGGCCTGGCCATCGCTGCCCCGACCAGAGCTCGCATGCTGGATCCTCCCACCCGCCCGGGTGGGGGGTGGAAGGGGACACCCGGAGTCCCAGGGCCCCGGGGTGGGGCGCGGGGACGtgcggcagggggcggggcctccGCGCGCACCTGGGCCACCTTCCGCACCACGTCGCTAGCCACGCCCAGGCCCTGCACGAAGGCGCGCGCCGCCACGAAGGCGCGGGTGGCGCGCAGGCGCAGCTCGCGGGGGGCCTCCCCGAAGGGCCGCAGCGGCTCGGCCTGCTTGCCCAGGCAGTCCAGGTAGTCGTCGGGCAGCAGCAGCTGCGGGTGCAGCTGCCGGAAGAGGCGCTCGAGCAGGCGGGCCCAGAACTCGGCCAGCGTCTCCTCCAGGTGCAGGTTGGCGCCGCGGTAGTAGAGGCGCAGCTCGGCGTACAGGTCGCGGAAGGCCTTGGCGTTCTGCACGTACAGCTCCCCGAAGGCGCCCGGGAAGGTCTCCTGCAGCGCCCGCTCCGAGTCGTTCAGCAGGCGCTGGAAGTGATCTGCGCACGGGAGGCGGGCGTCAGGCCTTCCCggagccccctgcccaccccgcgTGCTGTGGCAGCGCGACCGGCATTAAGGGGGCTCTGCCGGGGACCCCCGGTGCTGTGAGAGTCATCAGAGCCTGCACGGGTCCTGGGTGCCCACCCCCACGGGGCTCTGAGACCTCCCCCTCCTGGCCCGGGGCCTGGGCATCCAGAATCCATTTCTGAGCTGGGCCTTGAGCAGGGGACACACGGTGCCTCACTGCCCCCCGAGATCACCTGGCAAGGGTCTGTgtggaggggcaggagggtgCTCTGAGTCGGGGTGGGACCCACTGGGGGAAGAAGGCCCAGGGCGTCCCTCGCCTGCTTTCCCTCCCAGCAGCTCTCCTTgcgtccctccccctccccgtaccCCGGCCTCTGACACCCAGccaggccccctgccctgggGGTGTGCCTCTGCACTCTCCACCCTGCCCACCTCTGAGGCTCTCCTGGgcttcctgccctccccctccgTCCTCATCTCTCTGGGACGCCCTCTCTCCGGTTTTGGAAGCTGGACAGCCTGAGGGTCTGGGGAGGGTCTCCGCAGCCCTCGGGATGCACCCAGAGTCTCGGAGGGGGGTGCCGAGGCGGGGCATGAGCGTGGGCCGCAGACCCCTGTGGTTTCAGGGAAATACCTCTGGGCCCCGTGTGCTGAGAACGAGGCCCCTAACGCCGTCCGCCCCTTTCAGCAGGGAGACGGCAGGGTCCATAAGCACACAGACCGTCCACTCAGATGCTTCCTCGAGAGCTGTGGCCAGCCCTCCCCACACAGGCCCCAACTCGGGTGTCCAGGGACCCATGGCCAGGCTGGCTTTGCTCTGAGGCGTGGTGGACATTAGGCCTCTGGCTCTCGGACCCGTGTCTACACCCACCCCACCAAGACCCTCCCGCAGCTCCGGCTGTGCCCCTGCAGCTCCCCAGCGGATGGTCCAAGCTCCCATCCAGCCCCTGCCGCGGGACTCCGGGTCCTGGTCCCCACACCAGCCTCCGGCCCAAGCGGGCAGTCTGTAGCTCGTCGCTAGCCCAGCAGCACACAGGGTGGTCGCGGGGCCCCCAACCCCACGGCCAGCCTCCAGCCCCATCTTTTGAGCAGGGTCCTGCTCTGAGCCAGGACGCTGGCAGCCGGCCCAGAAGGTGTGGCGCGTGAGCGTGGGCCCCGCGTCCTGGAACACAGCCACCCGAGGCCCTGCTACACGCAGGTCCCAGGCGCACTTCAGACGAAGGCTCTGAGACCCCTGCCGCTGGTGGCCAGGTAAGGACTGCTCCCGGGGTACAAGGCACGGGGCAGCCGGAGTAGGCACGACAGTGGGGCTGAGGTGCGGGGCGGGAAGCGGCACGCAGAGGGGCAGGTGGAAAGGACtctcggggtggggggcacaAGTGGGCCTGGAAGCGGAAGAGGAGTCGCTTTTAACACAGATTAGTGTCCCGAATGGATGCTGTGCAGGCTCTGACATCAGCTGTCACTTCTGGGGCCCCTCCCACCAGCGCCCGCCATCCCCTCCGAGGTGCCCGCTGTCAGTGTCACAACGTCATCCCGCCATCCCTTGTTTAGGGGCCCAGACACGACGAGAGAGCTGGTGAGGGGCTGGGAATAGGTGACTGACACACACAGCTGACCTGGAGGCTCGAGGGCCACGGCAGGGGCCCCGAACTCCTTGTGCCTCCACCCAGCACCCTGCAGCCCCGGCCTGGCCCCCGATATCAGTCCTCACGCTGAGCTCCCCAGCTCCAGACCACCTGGTGGCCAGTGGCAGGTGCCTAGGAGAGctctggagggcagagggtcCCCTCTGAGGGCCTGATGGAAGGGGCAGGCTGCCTCTCCCCAAACGTGCATGCCTTGGGGTGCACGGAGACCTGCAGGTGACCCCCAGTTCACGGATCCCTGCTCAGACCCCTGCACGCGGCCAGTGCTCTGCTACTACGTCCCCTCTGACCCTGCCTCACTGCGAGAGGTCCCCAAGTGCCCAGCCCCCCGCTGTGAGTGTCCTGCGGCCCCGGAGCCCCTCACCGTCAAAGCCCCGCAGCTGGGTGGCCAGCGTGGCCTGCAGGGCCCGGCCGCTGTCCAGGAGCGCCGTCTCCAGCTCGGCCCGGCTGCGGTTGGCCAGGTTCTCCTCCATCTCGCTGGTGCAGCAGGTGTAGCCCTGGGGGCAGATCCGCAGGTGCTCAcctgtggggaggggctggcgtgagggagaggagggctatgggaggctggggggcggggcacCAGGAGAACGGGCCTCGCGGCCGGTGGGCTCTCCTGCAGAGAGGGGACGTGATCGGCACGCGGGTGGGGCTGCCTGccagggtggggggaaggcaggCCCGGCTCGGGGCAGCGCCTGGGGTGGGCCGTGCAGCCCTCAGCACAGGGCACAGGAGCAGGGCTTCCTCTGCAGAATCCCACCTCCAGGCCTCCTGGGGCAAGCCCCGGCGGGGATGGGTGTAGAGCAGGAGTGCGGAAGGCTGAGCCCTCCTCCACGCCCCCTGCGTGTGAGGAGGGCCGCCCCAGGGGCCCTGAGCAGCTCAGCTCACGCCTGGACCTCAGCACAGAGAGGCCTCAGGTCCTGTGGGGGGGGCACGGGGGGCTGCCAGGTTCGAGGCTCACAGCGGAAGTGCCCAGGCCTGCCCGGCGCCCCTCCCTGACCCCAGTGCGGGGTGCCAGCTCCCACTGAGGAGAGCAGCCCCTGCAGGCCACCCACCCACAGCTCCGGGCCGGCCAGAGGCAGTGGGCCCCTCAGGCCGAGGCCCACCCCGTCAGGACAGCCCGGGCACAGGTCTGCTGGGGCCCTGCTGTGAGACCCGCACCCACCTGGCAGGACACACCGAGCCCCCTCGGGTGTGCGTACCCTCCTCTGTACCCTCAAAGCCCCCATCACCCCCGTGCCGCCGCCCGGGCGCGGGCTCCCGGCAGCACTGCTTACAGCAGCGCTGGGACTCTCGTGGTGCAGGGCGCACCTTTGAAACTGTGCTGGTCCCCGTTCTGAGGTGGGTGCTGTGAACCCACTTTacagaccaggaaactgaggctggcagAGACGCCGGTTCCTGTCTGAAGTCACACAGTCAGGGGCCGAGTGGCTCAGGCCGCTCAATTTCAGGCCCCCACGGCCACTGGGCTGCCTCACAGCCCCCCAGGCCCACTCCCCACAGGCCGCAATTCCTGACTCTAAGCGGGGCAGGGCATGGAGGGAAGTGGACGCAGGGGTCTGGCCCGGACAGGGGCTGTGTGGGGCTGGAGTCGAGGGCTCGCCCGGTGCGGCCGGCACAGTTGCAGGGGGTCATGGAGCAGCCTGGGCAGAGCTCTCTGGGTCCCGAGGCTGCCctgaggggtggggggctgcagGGTGGGCAGCGGCCTCCAGCGGAGGCCTTGCCcgggggagaggggtgggtaaGACCAAGTCATTCTCCGCAGGCTGAATTAACCCTGGAGAGCctgcggcggggggggggggggggtgcttaGGTCACACTTAAGTCTGAGCGTCCTCCTCTCCTGCACACGCCCCGGGGAAGCAGGGACAGGTGCAGAGGACAGAGTCACCCTATGGCCTGTCTGCAGCTCTGTGCCCATCAGTGTAACAGCCAGGAGAGGGCAGCGGTGCCCCAGGCGCggtgggagggggcagaaggGCGCTGCACACTCCGGTGGCACTGGAGGGACGTGAAAGAGGCtcggtggggaggaaggagggcggggggcagaggcaggaagcGCAGCTCCTTCCCCCTTTTCCCTCACAAACCTGCCCCCAGGGCCTGCTGTCTAAGGGGCGCTGTGGTCTCCACCCTGGAACAGGGCTGACTGTGGGGTAGATGTCGGAGCTCGTGTGCCTATGCCCTGCAGAGCCCCAGGCCCGCGGGGTGGGGAGTCAGGGGTCTGGGACCTGCCCCCTGCCCCGGGTTGAGTCAGGCCTTTCTGGCCACGTGCGGGTCTCACGGGAACCAGCTGGGGTGGAGGGACAGAGCCTggctccccagggcctggcaagAGAGTAAgcacccccatccctgccctccttccttcggggggtggggagggctgggaccCGAGGACGTCCCCAGAGACAGTTCTTCCTCTCGGCTGCCCTTGCTGACGCTGACCCGTGGCCCTGCACCATCGCCAGCAGGGGGCAGCTCACAGACCAGGACGAGGGTCCCCCACCTGGCGTCGTCCCAGCTGGTAGAGCCGGGCAGACAGTGGACCCGTCTCCCTGATGGTGGAGGCTGTGCAACAGGGCCGTGTGCACCCAGCCAGGAGGGGCCTGGGCCCTGACCGCCTTCCCCCTGGCAGGGGCCGGGAGAGCACCCTTGGCGAGGACCCTCCCCTGCTGCTTGGGACCAGCGGGCCGTGGTGGTGCCGGGCTGGGGGTCGGGGGCTGAACTGGGTACGTGCCCTGGGGCTGGGAGCGGCTGCAGGTGCCAGCCTAGGCTCAGCTGTGACAGGCACCCAGGCCAGGTTGGATGGGTCACAGGGCAGCAGCGGCcaggcaggagaggcaggagggtgcAGGCTGTCGAGGTGGCCTCCCCGGCTGGCCGCCCTCCCTCCTGAACCTTCCATTCCTGCAGGCAGGAGAGAGGCGAGGACAAAACACCCAGGACCCCCTTTTCTCAGGCCGGCTCCTTGGCAGTGTCGGGCCCACCCACCGCTCACAGCCGTGAGCCGCCCCCCCTCGCCCCCCCCCGCCCTtggcctccccgcccctcccccgcccccgctgcCTCCCTGCGGCGCCCCCTCAGCCCCGCCTGGCCACCTCGTCCAGCCAGCCCGGTGACCTGCGCTGTTCCGGCCGCCCCAGCACAGcccccgtccctccctccctcctcggACACACACGGGAGTGAAGACACGGAGCCAGAGCCCGGGCGCCGGCCTGAGGCCCCGGGCAGGCTGGGCTGAGGCTCCCCGAGCCCGCGGCAGGGCAGACGCGGTGGCCGCTGCTAGTCGGTGGGCAAGGCCCTGGCCCAGCTCGGCCTGGGCCCGCGGGTCATCTGTCGGTCCTGGACATCAGCCGGGCAGAGGTGGGCTCTGCAGGGCACCTTCCCAAAAAGCAAGTCTGCTCCCTGATCTAAGCCGCACGGTTGGAGGGGGGTGGGGCCTGCCAGAGGGGAGGTGAGCTCCCTGACCCTGGAAGTGTGCAAGGCAGACTGATAAAATCCCCCTCTCGTCATTTCACACCTCCACCCCCAAACCCTCACCTCTGGAGAAAGGGGGGCACTCGGGCCAGGCAGGAGGGCATGGCTGGCATCCTGTCCGTCTTAGAGCTGCCCAGTCCCACCCTCCGGTCACCCCCccgccctttcccctccccactgggaGGCGTCAGCCTGGCCCCTCTTCCCACTGCCCCTCCCATCTGCACTGAGGCTCCTCCCCCAGCTGGCCAGTGGcggcccctccttccttcctcagtcTGTTGCTGCTTTTGCAACAGCAGACTACATCCTTCTAGAACTCTCCCTTCCCTCAGCCTTTGGGACACCTCCTCTCGAGATCCCAGGTTTtttgggaggaagaggggaagctCTTTCATGGCAGGTTTGCTCCCCCATCCCCAGTCTCTTTAGAGCCTCTCCTCTAGGCCTGGCCCCTAGGTCCCAAGTCTCCAAACCCCCAGCCGCCCTCCCCAGGTTAAAACACCTGCACTCGCTTCCTACCCCGCCCCCCCAGCAGTTCCTTTTCTTGCTGGATGGCAGACCACGTATCCGCCTTCTTCCCCCATGCTCA
This window contains:
- the GPC1 gene encoding glypican-1 isoform X4; its protein translation is MEENLANRSRAELETALLDSGRALQATLATQLRGFDDHFQRLLNDSERALQETFPGAFGELYVQNAKAFRDLYAELRLYYRGANLHLEETLAEFWARLLERLFRQLHPQLLLPDDYLDCLGKQAEPLRPFGEAPRELRLRATRAFVAARAFVQGLGVASDVVRKVAQVPLSPECSRAVMKLVYCAHCLGVPGARPCPDYCRNVLKGCLANQADLDAEWRNLLDSMVLITDKFWGPTGAESVIGGVHLWLAEAISALQDNSDTLTAKVIQGCGNPKVNPQGPEPEEKRRRGKLALPEKPPAGTLQKLVSEAKAQLRDAQDFWISLPGTLCSEKLAMSAASDDRCWNGVAKGRYLPEVMGDGLANQINNPEVEVDITKPDMAIRQQIMQLKITTNRLRGAYNGNDVDFQDASDDGSGSGSGEGCPDDECGRRVGRKSSSSRTPLSHALPGLSEREGQKASATGRPQPCTRLLLLSGLPLVLSAARPRWR
- the GPC1 gene encoding glypican-1 isoform X3 is translated as MVEGLRAGGEVAGEHLRICPQGYTCCTSEMEENLANRSRAELETALLDSGRALQATLATQLRGFDDHFQRLLNDSERALQETFPGAFGELYVQNAKAFRDLYAELRLYYRGANLHLEETLAEFWARLLERLFRQLHPQLLLPDDYLDCLGKQAEPLRPFGEAPRELRLRATRAFVAARAFVQGLGVASDVVRKVAQVPLSPECSRAVMKLVYCAHCLGVPGARPCPDYCRNVLKGCLANQADLDAEWRNLLDSMVLITDKFWGPTGAESVIGGVHLWLAEAISALQDNSDTLTAKVIQGCGNPKVNPQGPEPEEKRRRGKLALPEKPPAGTLQKLVSEAKAQLRDAQDFWISLPGTLCSEKLAMSAASDDRCWNGVAKGRYLPEVMGDGLANQINNPEVEVDITKPDMAIRQQIMQLKITTNRLRGAYNGNDVDFQDASDDGSGSGSGEGCPDDECGRRVGRKSSSSRTPLSHALPGLSEREGQKASATGRPQPCTRLLLLSGLPLVLSAARPRWR
- the GPC1 gene encoding glypican-1 isoform X1, which gives rise to MSTPSIPHPQCAHHQPTSPPLSSPPSPHLRVPPAVSPQRPCHPSPPPSLPAASPPSSSVKPIPLPFACGSPCEPPLLPPPPGPAAPTAASPFPANRVALLPAPLRLPQAPAARPPCSLRGRAHCASAPCSLRQEPGARPPLQTPARRLLRRAVGPSVLGRQRLAPGRSVFVPPPATQPLGSGTRGEPEGRTPPAERRGEHLRICPQGYTCCTSEMEENLANRSRAELETALLDSGRALQATLATQLRGFDDHFQRLLNDSERALQETFPGAFGELYVQNAKAFRDLYAELRLYYRGANLHLEETLAEFWARLLERLFRQLHPQLLLPDDYLDCLGKQAEPLRPFGEAPRELRLRATRAFVAARAFVQGLGVASDVVRKVAQVPLSPECSRAVMKLVYCAHCLGVPGARPCPDYCRNVLKGCLANQADLDAEWRNLLDSMVLITDKFWGPTGAESVIGGVHLWLAEAISALQDNSDTLTAKVIQGCGNPKVNPQGPEPEEKRRRGKLALPEKPPAGTLQKLVSEAKAQLRDAQDFWISLPGTLCSEKLAMSAASDDRCWNGVAKGRYLPEVMGDGLANQINNPEVEVDITKPDMAIRQQIMQLKITTNRLRGAYNGNDVDFQDASDDGSGSGSGEGCPDDECGRRVGRKSSSSRTPLSHALPGLSEREGQKASATGRPQPCTRLLLLSGLPLVLSAARPRWR
- the GPC1 gene encoding glypican-1 isoform X2, translated to MELRARGWWLLCVAVALAACAHGDPASKSRSCGEVRHIYGTKGFSLSDVPQAEISGEHLRICPQGYTCCTSEMEENLANRSRAELETALLDSGRALQATLATQLRGFDDHFQRLLNDSERALQETFPGAFGELYVQNAKAFRDLYAELRLYYRGANLHLEETLAEFWARLLERLFRQLHPQLLLPDDYLDCLGKQAEPLRPFGEAPRELRLRATRAFVAARAFVQGLGVASDVVRKVAQVPLSPECSRAVMKLVYCAHCLGVPGARPCPDYCRNVLKGCLANQADLDAEWRNLLDSMVLITDKFWGPTGAESVIGGVHLWLAEAISALQDNSDTLTAKVIQGCGNPKVNPQGPEPEEKRRRGKLALPEKPPAGTLQKLVSEAKAQLRDAQDFWISLPGTLCSEKLAMSAASDDRCWNGVAKGRYLPEVMGDGLANQINNPEVEVDITKPDMAIRQQIMQLKITTNRLRGAYNGNDVDFQDASDDGSGSGSGEGCPDDECGRRVGRKSSSSRTPLSHALPGLSEREGQKASATGRPQPCTRLLLLSGLPLVLSAARPRWR